Within the Salvia hispanica cultivar TCC Black 2014 chromosome 4, UniMelb_Shisp_WGS_1.0, whole genome shotgun sequence genome, the region tttctcTAGTAGTACGTAgttaatttaatgaattatatatttaattattctcatTTTGGCTCGAATTAATGTTGTACCACGTGAAAAATGAATAGGACACATTGAAGTCAAAGCCATCAGAGAACAAAGTAATGAAGAAGGCTTCATTTATAGGAGTGACAACCACAACATTATTCTACATGCTATGTGGCTGTGTGGGTTATGCTGCTTTTGGCAATGATGCTCCTGGGAATTTCCTCACTGGATTTGGATTTTATGAACCATTTTGGCTAATTGATTTTGCCAATATTTGCATTGCAGTTCACCTCATTGGGGCATACCaggtaattaatttattacatgctttttttatatttaatttacaacTTTTagtcatattatttttgttaatccAAATTAgatattgattatatttttttactagtactattcCATGCTACATAGGTAATGTAACATGGAATTGAGAACTTTTAGCGTATTCGAGAAAATGTCCCCAATTCACGTTgtctcataaaataaaataaaataaaaattaaattaaaaacccGTGCAGGTGTTCGCGCAGCCGATATTCGCCTTTGTGGAGAAGTCGTGCCAGAAGAGATGGCCCGAGAGCAAGTTCATAAACGCTGAGTACATGCCTTTCATGGGCTCCCACGGCTTCAACACGTTCCGGCTGGTGTGGCGGACGAGCTACGTGGTGGTGACGGCCGTGCTGGCGATGATCTTCCCGTTCTTCAACGACATTTTGGGCCTCATCGGGGCCGCCTCGTTCTACCCACTCACGGTGTACTTCCCCATCGAGATGCACATTGCGCAGCAAAAAATCCCCAAATACTCGTTCAATTGGATGTGGCTCAAGATCCTCAGCTGGAGCTGCCTCGTCGTGTCGCTAGTGGCGGCCGCGGGCTCGATCCAAGGGCTAGCCGAGCATGTGAAGACCTACAAGCCGTTCAAAGCTTAATTGAGGGTAAAAAAGGGTATGAAAAATTGTGGGATGAAATAAGAGTTTTTAGTGTTAGGGTTTGGGGTAATTATTGTTGCTTTTATTGGGAAgaatcatgagataattaagGTGTATGATTGATTAAATGTTCATTAAGAGTAAGTCTTTTCTTTTATGTAATGTTGTAATTGTTCCTAATGGGCTTTTAACCAATTATGGTTTGGCAAATGTATTAGAATTCTATCGATAAATGTATGAACTTTAAATTGTTCTGATTTTTTGGTCAACTTTTCACAAATCAACATGtgattttcttaatattgTTGCATACTTTCTAgcaataaagataaatattaatcattaatttttttctaaccattatttcctttttctctaTGAAATTGACTCCCACCGAATCACAACACCTCAATAATTGAAGTATATAACATAGAGAATAATTACCTTTTTGTGTCAATAAAGCAGTCCATGGATATACATAAACCAAGATTCCAAATTCTAATGAATATGCAAACAAGATAGGAATTGAAATGGGTGCATATGTGGGGTGACTATTGAGACATTActataactttaattttgtaactagaaaaattaaaaattgttttcatttgGTTTAGTAGGGTCATCCATTAATCCTTTAACTTCTTTGGAAAATTTGCAGCAGTTGAATTTGCAAGGGTCCGCCTCTATGAGGTGCTGCGCCACCTCATTCATGGAGGGCCGGAGGGCCGGAGCTCCACCCGTGCAACGAAGGGCGATGGTCAACACTTTGACCATGTCGTCCTCGTACAATCCCGACACTCGCTTGTCCAAGACCTCCCTACTCCCGTCCTCGGTCGTCTCCTCCGCCTTCGCCCTCGCCCACGACACGATGTTCTTGCCCTCTCCAAACGTCGCCTCCACCGGCTTCTTCCCCGTGACTAGCTCCAGCAGCACTACTCCAAAGCTGTACACGTCGCATTTCGTAGTCGCCCTTGATGAGTACGCATATTCTATCACACCACGTGTAAAGAAATTAGGAAACAATAATAGTGGCAGAGCCAGATATTTCACGTTCGTGAACCTAAGAAGACAATTCACACatcaaaatttcttttaaaataatcttatttttgttgtattaatattaaaacaaGGAGGAGTAACaaagttggaaaaaaaattgaatttatcataaaattgtTTATGTGAGTAAAGTTACTAAATTACCCCTATCCAGCCATGTAGCTCAACTATAGTGTATtactgtatatatatgtggttctaatgaaaaaaatattgtgagaACTCTGTACTGAACCTAGTATTGCATTCGAAACTGAACCTATAAAAACTATAGGTTCAGTACAGACAAATATTCAGTTCAGTGCAGAGTTCTCATAGTTTTCGTATATACACGGACCACGTACCTGGCGCTAAGTAGCCATAAGTCCCTGCAATAACATTTGTGGTCGAATCATGGGAACCCCTTGCCTGAAGGATCTTAGCAATCCCAAAATCCGCGAGCTTAGCCTCGTAGTTAATATCCAAGAGTATATTAGTCGACTTGATGTCTCTATGCACGATCGGAGGCATCAGATGGTGGTGGAGGTAGGCCAGTCCCTGGGCTACCCCCACCGCGATCTGGTGTCGGATTGGCCAATCCAACACCACTTTCCCCCGATGCAACGCCTCCCAAAGATTGCCATTTGGCATGTATTCATACACCAACAAACTACAATCAAGGCTCGACAAATAGCTATAGAGCTTCATTATGTTCTTGTGCCTGATGCTTCCGAGCGTCTCCACCTCCGTCACGAGCTCCTTCTCCATCACCAGCTGCTCCTCCGAGGCCGTGGGTTTCCGGCCCCAGAGCTTCTTCGCCGCGACCACTTCCCCACTGCTGAGCTCGATCTTGTACACCGTGCCCGACCCCCCGTACCCGACTATGTTTTTCTCGACCATCGCGTCCATGATCTCGCGCTGGTCGAAGCTCAGCCGGTGGAAGCTCTTCATGTCGTACGAGAAGAACGAATTCGACATTGTGTCGTAGGTCTCCACAACCTTCTTCTCTTTGGTGTACCATTTTTTGGCAAGAAATGCAATCCCAATTATCAATATTGCTAGcaaaatggatgttaatgTCCAAATACATGCTGCCCTTTTCTTGAAATAGGGTTTTTCCGAGCAAATTGAGAGATTTTGAGATAGTGGTGATGATGGATGGAAGTTTGAAGGTAGGCAAAGATTAGGGTTTCCAAGAAAGCTCTCCAACATACCTCCCTTTGTGAAGGGGGTTGGAATCTCACCAGAGAGTAAATTATTTGAGAAATTCAAAGATGTTGGAAGCAATTTGCTCAAGCTTTCCGGAATTTCACCAGTCAAGAAATTGTTGGAGAGATCAAGAGCATTCAATGACTTCAAAGAGGATAACGATTCCGGTATCGAAGAATTCAGCTTGTTGTTCTGCAGCATCAAGATGTTGAGGCTTCTCAATCCCCCAATTTCATGAGGAATTTCACCAGAGAGAAGGTTGTTGCTGAGATCAATCTTGACAAGATTTGTAGCAAGAGAGATCTCTCTAGGGATTGAGCCATTCAACCTATTCCCTTCCAAGAAAAGCTGTGACAAATTTCTAGCATTTCCAATAGTTGGTGAAATTGAtccaatgaaattattaaaccCTAAATCAATGATGGATGCAAGAGGCAATGAGAAAACCCCCTTTGGTATCTCACCTTCAAGATTGTTATCACTAACTCGAAACCTCACAATCGACTTACACTCACCGTAGCTCCTCGGAATCTCCCCGGAGAAATTGTTCTGCAGCATGAGGAGGTAGTGGAGCCTACCGCCGCTGCAGAGGCCCTCCGGTAGCCTGCCGGAGAGCCGATTCTCGGCGAGGTCCATCGCCACGATCACCGAGGATCTCCCGAGGCCGCCCGGGACTTCACCCGTGAGGAGGTTTTCGTAGAGCGACAGCGTGTTTAGCGTCGTGGAGTTTGCGATCTCGGGCGGGATTTCTCCGGTGAGGGCGTTGGTGTAGAGCTGAAACACCCTCAGCTTCGGGAGGCGGCAGAGGGAGGCCGGGATCTCGCCGGTCAGCTTGTTGACAGACATGTCTAGGTCAACTAGATTGGTCAAGTTTCCGAGCTCGTGAGGGATCTGGCCCTCGAGCTCGTTGTAGTAGAGCTCGAGGTGCGCCAGATTCTCTAGCCGGCCGAGTTCTCTGGGAACTCGGCCGGATAGATAGTTCCCACTTAGCTCGAGATCAACGAGCGAAGTGAGGTTCCCGACTAGGGTTGGGATCTCTCCCTCCAACATACACGTGGAAAGAATCAATGATTTGAGGCTCGTGAGCTTGGTTAGGGTTTGGGGAAGCTGCCATGAAttgaaattagggttttcgTTGAAATTTAGGGTTTCGAGATTGGTGAGGTTTGTGACTGAGAGAGGGAAGTCGCCGGAGAAGAGGTTGTAGGAGAGATCAAGAACCTTGAGAGAGCTCAACGGCGTGAAGTCGGGGAGGATTCCGGTGAGGAAGAGAGAGGTCACGTTGAGCTCCTCGAGGGACGTGCAATTCGCGATgggggagagggagaggtTGAAGCTGTTGTGGCCGAGGCGGAGGAGGCGGAGTTTGGGGAGGTAGGAGCATAGTTGGGAGGGGAATTCGTCGGATAATGACCAGCCGGAGATGTCGATTCCGACTATGTTTTGGCCGGAGGAGTCGCAGGTGATGCCGGAGTAGCTGCAGAAGTTGCTTCCTTTGGTGGAGTAGTCCCAATTGGAGAGGGATTTGCCTTTGGTGTAGTTGCTCATGAGAGTGAAGAAATAGGTTTGGTTGTGATTAGGGTTTGTTTGGGAAGATGTGTAGGTTGAGATcatgagaaaaataagaagaagGTGGTGTTTGGAAGCCATGGGAGAGGATTTGGAGTGTTGTGGGAGAAGGGAAAGAGATATATAGGTGGAGATTGGTGAATGATGGTGACAAAAAGGGGAGGTTCTTTGGTGATAACATGAGGAAAGTGAGATGGTGATAAATGGATATTACTTTCTTTTGAAAAGTTTATACCTTATCCATGGATTATGGAATAAGATCATCATTGGGGAGGTAGAGGACCTTTCTATCataatttagttttgtttgTTATGGCGTTACGAAATGTTGAAGCTAAAAAGATGACGAGAAACCCAGTAAGTTTAGCAACAATACGAAACAGTTCATGATATAAACAACTACcaaaaagaatgaaattaaCGTATTGACAACTATAGAGTTGCCTAAGATCGAGTTATCGTCATACTTAGGGATGCGTTAAAAGGACTAAATGAGGCTCTGAAACAATCACTATTCCGGTATCGCCTCGTTTTGATACACATTTCTCGTTATACGAATTGCAATAGTTTCATtcaaatgaatatttaaaaaatgaatatttctTATACCCCGCTTTTGCATAAGTGGGGATCTGATTTATTCCcactattttaaatataaaataaaaatataacatacaaataaaattttatgaaagtaAGAATCTTTTTAcgttagtagtattatattataaatatgttaaCTCAACTAGTAATTAGCCAAAAATTTAAGCCATGATTGATGAAAGGGTATAGAGATCAAAGTGTAGAAAAAACTATACAAGAAACGGGTCCGAAATGACACCACGTATTCGATTATTCGATAATCGAGTAAAGGGTGTTACAAAAGAGGAAATTCACCATCAATGATTGTTgctgatattaaaaaatctcCCTAATTGTTGATAAATTCAATTGAATCTCCCTAATTTCTGCAaacatttttctaaattttaaacatCTAACATAAATCTTTATCCATAGAAGCACCTACGATAATGAAAACCAATAATAAACCCTATATATAAGGAGAAGAAGCCATCCGATTTTCACCTAAAATTTCCAGCGGCGGCAGGGGGGGTGAGAATCCGACCAGCGAGCTCCACATCGGTAGCAGAACTCGTATCCGCATCTGCATGTGATGTGCATACATCCCTCGCTCTTCTCCACGTACATCTTGCACTTGGGGCACTTCTGccatctcttcttcttcgcgAGCTCCTTCACTATCTTATCCATCTTCCCTCCCTTCTTCCCGTACAGCTTCTTGAACTCCTTGCACGTGAAATCCGTGTGCCAGGGGACCCGACACTGCCCACAGAACCACCTCTTGCACTCGATGCATCTTATTTTCTCAATCACACCCCCTAAATCATTCAAGAGCAGAGCTGAGCAGTCCTGGAAAGGGCAGTACAGCGTCTCAGACTCGGGGATGAGTGACATGCAGAGCACCTCGTCCCACTTAACAAGGGCCTCATCGGAGATCATTTGCCTACAAGCAAAAGAGTCAAGCTCAGCGTTGCAGCCTGGTTCAGGGCAAGCTATCTCTGGCACTTTTTCTTGGATCTTTGCTTCAATGTGGCTGGCTGTGCATTCGTAGCAGAACGAGTGTTGACACGTGTCGTTCGCGAACATCAGCCAGCTCGCTTTGTCTTCCAAGCATATCCCACAATAGATTTGGCCGCCCGAACCCTCAGCTCTCTCAACCTTTGTTATTTCTGTATTAAACATAGGTTCTGCCTCTTGCCTTGATGAAGATGGATAGTCCAACTGCGAAGCAAAAAGTGAGGCTATCAGTGTTTCTTCGAACTGAAGCTCCGAGGCTCTCAGTGCTTCTGCGAACTGAAGCTCCGAGGCTATCAGTGTTTCTTGGAACTGAAGCTCCTCAGCATAACCAGCATCATCAATTGTGAATGCGTCCTCGTACAGAACATCAGAAGCAGGGGCTTTGCCTCTCCTAATTCCTCCAGAGTGTGCTGAGATAGGAAATATACAGGGATCAACACCTCGTGAGAGAGACACTAATGCTTCAGCAAGTGGTAAAATACTAAACACAAGTCTATCTACTTGCGAGCTAAGGTAAAACAACAACCACCTGTAATGTACAGCAGGGGACCTGCATAGAGATAAAAGTAACGACTCTTTACATGCTTAAACACCTTCATACGTTGCCTCAAATCCGGCTACATAACCGATTGATGTATGTATAGAATACCACACCGCgaaaaaatgcataaacaCAAAGATTTTGCAACAGGAACCACCTAAGATACAGAGGTTGACCAAAGCATCCCatacataaataaagaaacacaAAACTAGAGCAAACTTGTGCATTTTAGATTAAAGATTTTTAACAAAGCTTATCAGTGATAAAGGGAATTTCCCTTGCAATAAGTTCCTCACACCTAATTGGTTAGAGGAGGAACGTCTTAGCAACTGAGTTTCGCTTCGTCGGATCCTCACACATAATCACAGGCTTCGATATTAACTAGTGAGCTACATGGAACTAATCATGAATTGTTCCAAGCGTATTACTACtcattgataaaaaaatcatccCAATCACACTCAAAACTCAAtctacatgaaaaaaaaatcattaatcaaATCAACATCACATCAATGATCAATCGAACAGTTAtaaccacaaaaaaaaaaaggaaaattgaagCAATATCAGACGCTGTATCGTTACGCAGCAAATCCCCCAAAATTGTGAGCTAAATCATTCACGAATTCCTCTGGCTTAACATAAAATGCAATTAACGGTTGATTTGATCACTAATCATTGATCACCATAAACACAATCAACGACTCCAATTTCTCCACAAAAAAGCAATTTGCATGCGATTTTCGTCTTCCATCAAAGATGAAATCGGAAACAACAGCGAACAGTTTACCGTCATCCAGTGAGGATAAATT harbors:
- the LOC125221748 gene encoding receptor protein-tyrosine kinase CEPR1-like; protein product: MISTYTSSQTNPNHNQTYFFTLMSNYTKGKSLSNWDYSTKGSNFCSYSGITCDSSGQNIVGIDISGWSLSDEFPSQLCSYLPKLRLLRLGHNSFNLSLSPIANCTSLEELNVTSLFLTGILPDFTPLSSLKVLDLSYNLFSGDFPLSVTNLTNLETLNFNENPNFNSWQLPQTLTKLTSLKSLILSTCMLEGEIPTLVGNLTSLVDLELSGNYLSGRVPRELGRLENLAHLELYYNELEGQIPHELGNLTNLVDLDMSVNKLTGEIPASLCRLPKLRVFQLYTNALTGEIPPEIANSTTLNTLSLYENLLTGEVPGGLGRSSVIVAMDLAENRLSGRLPEGLCSGGRLHYLLMLQNNFSGEIPRSYGECKSIVRFRVSDNNLEGEIPKGVFSLPLASIIDLGFNNFIGSISPTIGNARNLSQLFLEGNRLNGSIPREISLATNLVKIDLSNNLLSGEIPHEIGGLRSLNILMLQNNKLNSSIPESLSSLKSLNALDLSNNFLTGEIPESLSKLLPTSLNFSNNLLSGEIPTPFTKGGMLESFLGNPNLCLPSNFHPSSPLSQNLSICSEKPYFKKRAACIWTLTSILLAILIIGIAFLAKKWYTKEKKVVETYDTMSNSFFSYDMKSFHRLSFDQREIMDAMVEKNIVGYGGSGTVYKIELSSGEVVAAKKLWGRKPTASEEQLVMEKELVTEVETLGSIRHKNIMKLYSYLSSLDCSLLVYEYMPNGNLWEALHRGKVVLDWPIRHQIAVGVAQGLAYLHHHLMPPIVHRDIKSTNILLDINYEAKLADFGIAKILQARGSHDSTTNVIAGTYGYLAPEYAYSSRATTKCDVYSFGVVLLELVTGKKPVEATFGEGKNIVSWARAKAEETTEDGSREVLDKRVSGLYEDDMVKVLTIALRCTGGAPALRPSMNEVAQHLIEADPCKFNCCKFSKEVKGLMDDPTKPNENNF
- the LOC125219992 gene encoding E3 ubiquitin-protein ligase dbl4-like isoform X1, translating into MRALKLTAFKFPGEIPAALEAFASAYHRLFTVVRSDSAASIASFAMYSAGTFLAITLPAWMFLYYRKISKPCLRAADLEATANLSSLDDAHSGGIRRGKAPASDVLYEDAFTIDDAGYAEELQFQETLIASELQFAEALRASELQFEETLIASLFASQLDYPSSSRQEAEPMFNTEITKVERAEGSGGQIYCGICLEDKASWLMFANDTCQHSFCYECTASHIEAKIQEKVPEIACPEPGCNAELDSFACRQMISDEALVKWDEVLCMSLIPESETLYCPFQDCSALLLNDLGGVIEKIRCIECKRWFCGQCRVPWHTDFTCKEFKKLYGKKGGKMDKIVKELAKKKRWQKCPKCKMYVEKSEGCMHITCRCGYEFCYRCGARWSDSHPPCRRWKF
- the LOC125219992 gene encoding E3 ubiquitin-protein ligase RSL1-like isoform X2; translated protein: MDKAHSGGIRRGKAPASDVLYEDAFTIDDAGYAEELQFQETLIASELQFAEALRASELQFEETLIASLFASQLDYPSSSRQEAEPMFNTEITKVERAEGSGGQIYCGICLEDKASWLMFANDTCQHSFCYECTASHIEAKIQEKVPEIACPEPGCNAELDSFACRQMISDEALVKWDEVLCMSLIPESETLYCPFQDCSALLLNDLGGVIEKIRCIECKRWFCGQCRVPWHTDFTCKEFKKLYGKKGGKMDKIVKELAKKKRWQKCPKCKMYVEKSEGCMHITCRCGYEFCYRCGARWSDSHPPCRRWKF